From Achromobacter spanius, a single genomic window includes:
- a CDS encoding GlcG/HbpS family heme-binding protein: MKQIYRLELEEARVMVRAAIAKSQEIGVLESICIVDDGGYPIALERMDGARITGPQIAWNKAFTAAGHKRSTHLFNTPPNGPALPGNEAFGIQWSFDGKFAVFVGGFPIVVNGEVIGGVGLSGGNGEQDTKAGLAALAALGELLEPRGMKVLVEADIKK, from the coding sequence ATGAAACAGATCTATCGGCTGGAACTTGAAGAGGCGCGCGTCATGGTGCGCGCCGCCATCGCCAAGTCGCAGGAAATCGGCGTGCTGGAGTCGATCTGCATCGTGGACGACGGCGGCTATCCGATTGCGCTCGAGCGCATGGACGGCGCCCGCATCACGGGTCCGCAGATCGCCTGGAACAAGGCGTTCACCGCCGCCGGGCACAAGCGCTCGACCCACCTGTTCAATACGCCGCCCAACGGCCCCGCGCTGCCCGGCAACGAAGCCTTCGGCATCCAGTGGAGCTTTGACGGCAAGTTCGCGGTGTTCGTCGGCGGCTTTCCCATCGTCGTGAACGGTGAGGTGATCGGCGGCGTGGGCCTGAGCGGCGGCAATGGCGAGCAGGACACCAAGGCGGGTCTTGCGGCGCTGGCCGCGCTGGGCGAACTGCTGGAACCGCGCGGCATGAAGGTGCTGGTGGAAGCGGACATCAAGAAATAG
- a CDS encoding 2Fe-2S iron-sulfur cluster-binding protein, with translation MAYRVHILETETAFDVEAGETVLQAAERSAVKLPHECTFGGCGTCRIKLESGAVQYDEFPMALTPEEAEQGYALACQAHPTGDLCISVASSRQVFPEARRIPATIHRIDGYCDDVIHLTLALPGDGLDYVPGQYMNVVLPDGETRSFSMASAPAGNLIDFHVRRIPGGRYTDQWLGQASAGAPVEIEAPLGVFSYHEEDWRPLIMMATGTGIAPIKAILESLLDNEDCPPVTLYWGMRTEADLYLRDEIESWAGRLYEFNFVPVLSRAGPDWQGRRGYVQQAVLEDHDDLSEHALYLCGAPEMIRQAKSLLAERGASLDHLYADSFTFQHALAAA, from the coding sequence ATGGCATACCGCGTGCACATCCTGGAAACCGAGACCGCCTTCGACGTCGAAGCGGGCGAAACCGTGCTGCAGGCCGCCGAGCGGTCGGCGGTGAAGCTGCCGCACGAGTGCACGTTCGGCGGCTGCGGCACCTGCCGCATCAAGCTGGAATCGGGCGCTGTCCAGTACGACGAATTCCCGATGGCGCTGACGCCGGAAGAGGCCGAACAAGGCTACGCGCTGGCGTGCCAGGCGCATCCCACGGGCGACCTGTGCATCAGCGTGGCCAGCAGCCGTCAGGTCTTTCCCGAGGCCCGCCGCATCCCCGCCACGATCCACCGCATCGACGGCTACTGCGACGACGTCATTCACCTGACGCTGGCGCTGCCCGGCGACGGGCTGGATTACGTGCCCGGCCAATACATGAACGTGGTGCTGCCAGACGGCGAGACACGCAGCTTCTCCATGGCTTCAGCGCCCGCCGGCAACCTGATCGACTTCCATGTGCGGCGCATTCCCGGCGGCCGCTACACGGACCAGTGGCTGGGACAGGCCAGCGCGGGCGCGCCGGTGGAGATCGAGGCGCCGCTTGGCGTCTTCAGCTATCACGAGGAAGATTGGCGCCCGCTCATCATGATGGCGACCGGCACCGGCATTGCGCCGATCAAGGCGATTCTGGAATCGCTGCTGGACAACGAGGACTGCCCGCCCGTCACCCTGTATTGGGGCATGCGCACCGAGGCGGACCTGTACCTGCGCGACGAGATCGAAAGCTGGGCGGGCCGGCTGTATGAATTCAACTTCGTGCCCGTGCTGTCGCGCGCGGGACCCGATTGGCAGGGACGCCGCGGATACGTGCAGCAGGCCGTGCTGGAAGACCACGACGACCTGTCGGAACACGCCCTCTACCTGTGCGGCGCGCCGGAGATGATCCGCCAGGCCAAAAGCCTGCTGGCCGAACGCGGCGCCAGCCTGGACCACCTGTACGCCGACAGCTTCACGTTCCAGCACGCGCTGGCCGCGGCATAA
- a CDS encoding universal stress protein: MYRHLLIAVDGSLLSESAFKRALVFAKEMGATITLLRAIPEDHLLVYQAEMLGATEGHHTDQARKNAQAYLDGLETEARHALVPCEAIVMVNDHPHEAIVETAQKTGCDLIVMGSHGRHGMTGFLLGSETQRVLARTRLPVLVYR; the protein is encoded by the coding sequence ATGTACAGGCACTTGCTCATCGCCGTGGACGGTTCCCTGCTGTCCGAGTCGGCATTCAAGCGCGCGCTCGTTTTCGCCAAGGAAATGGGCGCCACCATCACCCTGCTGCGCGCCATTCCGGAAGACCACCTGCTGGTTTACCAGGCCGAAATGCTGGGCGCCACTGAGGGGCATCACACCGACCAGGCGCGCAAGAACGCGCAGGCCTATCTGGATGGACTTGAGACCGAGGCGCGGCACGCGCTGGTGCCCTGCGAAGCCATCGTCATGGTGAATGACCATCCGCACGAGGCCATTGTGGAGACGGCGCAGAAAACCGGGTGCGACCTGATCGTGATGGGGTCGCACGGGCGGCACGGCATGACGGGCTTTCTGCTGGGCAGCGAGACACAGCGCGTGCTGGCGCGCACGCGGCTGCCGGTGCTGGTGTATCGGTAG